In the Gossypium arboreum isolate Shixiya-1 chromosome 10, ASM2569848v2, whole genome shotgun sequence genome, one interval contains:
- the LOC108488901 gene encoding RING-H2 finger protein ATL74-like isoform X1 encodes MHRRLLGTEVSLPPENGNKTHDSYLSETNFDTNLVVILAALLCALICAVGLNSIVRCALRCSRRFSTETPEQAAARLATTGLKKRDLRQIPVAVYGEGVSLPSMECPICLGEFVDGEKVRVLPKCNHGFHVRCIDTWLLSHSSCPNCRHSLLEVDASKTETSQQVTSLRQSQNGLGGDHPNGSVVVVVG; translated from the coding sequence ATGCATCGACGCCTGCTTGGGACAGAAGTGAGCTTGCCACCGGAAAATGGGAACAAAACTCATGATTCCTACCTTAGCGAGACAAATTTCGATACCAACTTGGTGGTTATATTGGCAGCTCTTTTATGCGCTCTGATCTGTGCAGTGGGGTTGAACTCTATAGTCCGTTGCGCTCTACGTTGCAGCCGAAGGTTTTCGACGGAGACCCCAGAACAAGCAGCTGCTCGCTTGGCGACAACGGGCCTGAAGAAACGAGATTTGAGACAAATCCCGGTGGCAGTGTATGGGGAAGGAGTGAGTTTGCCGTCGATGGAATGCCCAATATGCCTGGGAGAGTTCGTTGATGGAGAAAAAGTAAGAGTGCTGCCAAAATGCAACCATGGGTTTCATGTGAGGTGCATTGATACATGGCTGCTCTCACACTCATCTTGCCCGAATTGTCGGCACTCGTTACTTGAAGTCGATGCATCAAAAACCGAGACATCCCAGCAAGTCACTTCCCTACGTCAATCACAGAATGGATTAGGTGGTGATCATCCAAACGGCAGCGTCGTTGTCGTTGTTGGATAG
- the LOC108488901 gene encoding RING-H2 finger protein ATL74-like isoform X2: MLSASVNMHRRLLGTEVSLPPENGNKTHDSYLSETNFDTNLVVILAALLCALICAVGLNSIVRCALRCSRRFSTETPEQAAARLATTGLKKRDLRQIPVAVYGEGVSLPSMECPICLGEFVDGEKVRVLPKCNHGFHVRCIDTWLLSHSSCPNCRHSLLEVDASKTETSQQVTSLRQSQNGLGGDHPNGSVVVVVG; this comes from the coding sequence ATGTTATCAGCAAGTGTGAATATGCATCGACGCCTGCTTGGGACAGAAGTGAGCTTGCCACCGGAAAATGGGAACAAAACTCATGATTCCTACCTTAGCGAGACAAATTTCGATACCAACTTGGTGGTTATATTGGCAGCTCTTTTATGCGCTCTGATCTGTGCAGTGGGGTTGAACTCTATAGTCCGTTGCGCTCTACGTTGCAGCCGAAGGTTTTCGACGGAGACCCCAGAACAAGCAGCTGCTCGCTTGGCGACAACGGGCCTGAAGAAACGAGATTTGAGACAAATCCCGGTGGCAGTGTATGGGGAAGGAGTGAGTTTGCCGTCGATGGAATGCCCAATATGCCTGGGAGAGTTCGTTGATGGAGAAAAAGTAAGAGTGCTGCCAAAATGCAACCATGGGTTTCATGTGAGGTGCATTGATACATGGCTGCTCTCACACTCATCTTGCCCGAATTGTCGGCACTCGTTACTTGAAGTCGATGCATCAAAAACCGAGACATCCCAGCAAGTCACTTCCCTACGTCAATCACAGAATGGATTAGGTGGTGATCATCCAAACGGCAGCGTCGTTGTCGTTGTTGGATAG